GGCACTTGGCGGCTTGGACTGGAAGAACCCAAACCCCTTGGCCAGCTCTGCCGGAATGAGGCCGCGCAGGGAGACATCATTGCACAGCATGATCAGCTTGATGTGTTCTGCCGCGTCTGCCTCGCTAACGCCCATGGGAACGTCATCGGTCACCACCGCGATCTCACCTTCCATATCGCAGCCCCAGGCTACATCGCCCAGCGGGATATCATCGCGCGGTCCGAGGAACGCATCCGAGCCGCCCTGATACATTAGCGGGTCATCATAAAAGCTCTCTGGAACTTCCGCCCCGCGTGCCTTTCGGACCAGCTCCACATGATTGATGTAAGCCGAGCCATCAGCCCATTGATACGCGCGCGGTAGCGGGCTCTCGCATTCACTTTCATGGAACCGAAAGGTCGGAACAGAGCCCAGCTCGACGCCTTCGGCCATACGGGCAAGGCGCGGGGACACACCGTCCCAATCATCGAGGGCGGCTTGCAGCGTCGGGGCAATCCGCGCCGCATCCGTGCAGCGGGTCAGGTCTTTTGAGACAACAACCAAACGCCCGTCGCGCGAGCCGTTCTTGAGGGTGGCGAGTTTCATATTCTAGCTTTCTTCAGCAATCTTCTCATGCAGCCAGGCGGCATGGCGCGGGGCCTTCTTGGTGCGGCTCCATTCGTCCAGCATTTCCGGCGCCACGCGCTTCAGCTCCGCATACTGATCAGGCGTGCCAATATCGCAGGCAAGTTCTAATCGATGTCCGCTCGGATCAAAGAAATAGATCGATTTGAAAATGCCGTGATGCGTCGGTCCAAGCACGTCTAGCCCGTGCGCTTCGGCGC
This DNA window, taken from Hyphomonas sp. Mor2, encodes the following:
- a CDS encoding fumarylacetoacetate hydrolase family protein; this translates as MKLATLKNGSRDGRLVVVSKDLTRCTDAARIAPTLQAALDDWDGVSPRLARMAEGVELGSVPTFRFHESECESPLPRAYQWADGSAYINHVELVRKARGAEVPESFYDDPLMYQGGSDAFLGPRDDIPLGDVAWGCDMEGEIAVVTDDVPMGVSEADAAEHIKLIMLCNDVSLRGLIPAELAKGFGFFQSKPPSAFSPVAVTPEELGEVWKDSLVHLPLRVDYNGEPFGRAEAAEDATFSLARLVSHAAKTRPLCAGTVIGSGTVSNKGADGGPGKPVSEGGLGYSCIAEIRMIEKIATGEFKTPFMKAGDSVRIEMLDQAGKSIFGAIEQNVVAA